The following proteins are co-located in the Paludisphaera mucosa genome:
- a CDS encoding ParB/RepB/Spo0J family partition protein: MSGKHEMLRANLSNIRESLGDFDRSATAPTAGPRATPAKLLGVTRSRDVSEIEIDRIVPDPDQPRKEFDVEALERLAESLRRKGQLQPIQVRWDEGSGRYVVLLGERRWRAAGIAGLAKLQCVVREAPLGDDERLAIQVVENCLREDLTAMEQSHAFRALMDREGWTMERLAEELAVSKSHVVKTLSLLKLPESVQRQVEQGGLGSSAAYQIAKLDDPREQVRMAAAAVDQGLTRDDLARQIRTPKSGRKTTAKATKRRAPQVRVLRFGGYKITLEKKTGVETDSAVQALSEAIRSLEGERRGDADVAA; encoded by the coding sequence ATGAGCGGCAAGCACGAGATGCTCAGGGCGAACCTCTCGAACATCCGGGAATCGCTCGGCGACTTCGACCGCTCGGCTACGGCCCCGACGGCCGGCCCTCGCGCGACCCCCGCCAAACTCCTCGGCGTGACCCGGTCCCGAGACGTCTCGGAGATCGAGATCGACCGGATCGTCCCGGATCCCGACCAACCCCGGAAAGAGTTCGATGTCGAGGCCCTCGAGAGGCTCGCCGAATCGCTCCGTCGCAAGGGCCAGCTGCAGCCGATCCAAGTCCGCTGGGACGAAGGGAGCGGCCGGTACGTCGTGCTCCTCGGGGAACGGCGATGGAGGGCGGCCGGGATTGCGGGGCTGGCCAAGCTCCAGTGCGTCGTCCGCGAGGCTCCGCTCGGCGACGACGAACGGCTGGCGATCCAGGTCGTCGAGAACTGCCTGCGTGAGGACCTCACGGCGATGGAGCAATCGCACGCGTTCCGGGCCCTGATGGACCGCGAAGGCTGGACGATGGAGCGTCTCGCCGAGGAGCTCGCCGTCTCGAAATCCCACGTCGTCAAGACGCTGTCGCTGCTCAAGCTGCCAGAGTCGGTTCAGCGTCAGGTGGAGCAGGGGGGGCTCGGCTCGTCGGCCGCCTACCAGATCGCCAAGCTGGACGATCCCCGAGAGCAGGTCCGCATGGCGGCCGCGGCGGTCGACCAGGGGCTGACCCGCGACGACCTGGCGAGACAGATCCGGACGCCGAAGTCGGGCCGGAAGACGACGGCCAAGGCGACGAAGCGGCGCGCGCCGCAGGTGCGCGTCCTCAGGTTCGGGGGATACAAGATCACCCTTGAGAAGAAAACCGGCGTCGAGACCGACTCGGCCGTCCAGGCCCTGAGTGAGGCGATCCGCAGCCTCGAGGGAGAGCGGCGCGGGGACGCCGACGTGGCCGCGTGA
- a CDS encoding ParA family protein, whose translation MLVVTLLNQKGGVGKTSCTHHLSGTLASVLGKRVLIVDADPQASLTQGWWGPSATRTLDPSSTIAPILAGDLPHPGQVIHETGLAGLHLVPGSRAASVYNVADPTTASRESRETLREFLVEVAGDYDLALIDCPPNLYGCSFAALAASNHLVVPVQPEDYGAQGIADVLDSLDLVRSEGYPVTLLGYLLTMVQSRRALHQVYEANVREAYGDLVFAARMPEAAEFPEAIAQRKTITQYKPKGAAAKAIRAIAEELLSRTEGVQPTAKGVAA comes from the coding sequence ATGCTCGTGGTGACGCTCTTGAACCAGAAGGGGGGAGTCGGGAAGACGAGTTGCACGCATCATCTTTCAGGCACCCTCGCGAGCGTTCTCGGTAAACGCGTGCTCATCGTCGACGCCGACCCGCAAGCCAGCCTGACGCAAGGGTGGTGGGGGCCGTCCGCGACGCGGACCTTGGACCCGTCGTCGACGATCGCGCCAATCCTGGCCGGCGACCTCCCGCACCCGGGGCAGGTGATCCACGAGACCGGCCTGGCGGGCCTCCACCTGGTCCCCGGATCCCGCGCCGCGTCCGTGTACAACGTCGCCGACCCGACGACCGCCAGCCGCGAATCCCGGGAGACGCTTCGTGAATTCCTCGTCGAGGTCGCGGGCGATTACGACCTCGCCCTGATCGACTGCCCGCCCAACCTCTACGGCTGCAGCTTCGCCGCGCTGGCCGCGTCGAACCATCTCGTCGTCCCGGTGCAGCCCGAAGACTACGGGGCCCAAGGCATCGCCGACGTGCTGGACTCGTTGGACCTCGTCCGATCGGAGGGGTACCCGGTGACGTTGCTCGGCTACCTGCTGACGATGGTCCAGTCTCGCCGGGCGCTCCATCAGGTCTATGAGGCCAACGTACGCGAGGCTTACGGCGACCTCGTATTTGCAGCCCGGATGCCCGAGGCGGCGGAGTTCCCCGAGGCCATCGCCCAGCGGAAGACGATCACGCAGTACAAGCCCAAGGGCGCGGCGGCCAAGGCGATCAGGGCGATCGCCGAGGAACTGCTGTCGAGGACCGAAGGCGTCCAGCCTACGGCGAAAGGAGTGGCGGCATGA